From Coffea arabica cultivar ET-39 chromosome 9c, Coffea Arabica ET-39 HiFi, whole genome shotgun sequence, one genomic window encodes:
- the LOC113708960 gene encoding aspartic proteinase-like: protein MGIRMNAVTVTLFISLLLLPLAFSSSNDGLVRIGLKKIKFDQNNRLASRLESKDGETLRSSIRKYHFRGKLGDPADTDIVALKNYMDAQYFGEIGIGTPPQKFTVIFDTGSSNLWVPSSKCYFSVPCFFHSKYKSSQSSTYKKNGKSAEIHYGTGAISGFFSQDNVKVGDLVVKDQEFIEATREPSVTFLVAKFDGIMGLGFREISVGNAVPVWYNMVKQGLVKEPVFSFWLNRKTEEEEGGEIVFGGVDPNHFKGKHTYVPVTQKGYWQFDMGDVLIEGKPTGYCEGGCSAIADSGTSLLAGPTTIITMINHAIGASGIVSQECKAVVQQYGQKIVDLLLGEAQPKTICSQIGLCTFDGTQGVSMGIESVADEHAGRSSGLRDAMCSACEMAVVWMQNQLSQNQTQERILNYANELCDRLPSPMGESSVECGSISSMPKVSFTIGGKVFDLAPEEYILKVGEGAAAQCISGFTGLDMPPPRGPLWILGDVFMGRYHTVLDYGKMRVGFAEAA from the exons ATGGGGATCCGAATGAATGCTGTTACAGTTACTCTGTTCATTTCGTTGTTGCTGCTTCCTCTGGCGTTTTCCTCTTCAAATGATGGACTTGTTAGAATTGgattgaaaaaaattaagtttGATCAAAACAACCGCCTTGCTTCACGGCTTGAATCTAAGGATGGGGAGACTTTGAGGTCTTCAATTAGGAAATACCACTTTCGTGGTAAACTAGGGGACCCTGCTGACACCGACATTGTTGCACTAAAGAACTATATGGATGCTCAGTACTTTGGCGAGATTGGTATTGGGACACCCCCTCAGAAATTTACTGTAATCTTTGATACTGGCAGCTCTAATTTGTGGGTACCTTCATCAAAATGCTACTTCTCG GTTCCATGTTTTTTCCATTCCAAATATAAGTCCAGCCAATCTAGCACTTACAAGAAGAATG gGAAGTCTGCTGAGATTCACTATGGCACTGGAGCTATATCTGGATTCTTTAGTCAGGATAATGTCAAAGTTGGTGACCTAGTTGTGAAGGATCAG GAGTTTATTGAAGCAACAAGGGAGCCTAGTGTTACTTTTCTAGTTGCCAAGTTTGATGGTATAATGGGACTTGGATTCCGTGAAATATCAGTTGGAAATGCTGTTCCAGTGTG GTATAACATGGTTAAGCAAGGTCTTGTCAAGGAGCCGGTGTTTTCCTTCTGGCTAAACCGGAagacagaagaagaagaagggggTGAGATTGTATTTGGTGGGGTTGACCCAAATCACTTCAAGGGAAAACACACTTATGTTCCAGTGACACAGAAAGGTTATTGGCAG TTTGATATGGGGGATGTTCTAATAGAGGGTAAACCAACAG GTTACTGCGAAGGTGGATGTTCTGCAATTGCAGACTCTGGAACTTCTCTGTTAGCTGGCCCAACG ACTATTATCACGATGATAAATCATGCAATTGGAGCTTCTGGTATAGTTAGCCAAGAGTGCAAGGCTGTTGTGCAACAATATGGGCAGAAAATTGTGGACTTGCTTTTGGGAGAG GCTCAACCTAAGACGATATGCTCTCAGATTGGATTGTGCACTTTTGATGGAACTCAGGGTGTTAG CATGGGTATTGAGAGTGTAGCGGATGAGCATGCTGGAAGATCATCTGGACTGCGTGATGCTATGTGCTCAGCTTGTGAAATGGCAGTAGTTTGGATGCAGAACCAGCTCAGTCAGAATCAAACTCAAGAGCGAATCTTGAACTATGCCAACGAG CTTTGTGACCGGTTGCCTAGCCCCATGGGAGAGTCATCTGTTGAGTGTGGAAGCATTTCTTCTATGCCTAAAGTTTCCTTCACTATTGGTGGCAAAGTTTTTGATCTTGCTCCAGAAGAG TATATTCTCAAGGTGGGTGAAGGTGCCGCTGCACAGTGCATTAGTGGTTTCACTGGTCTAGATATGCCTCCTCCTCGTGGACCTCTTTG GATTCTGGGCGATGTCTTCATGGGTCGCTACCACACTGTGCTTGATTATGGCAAGATGAGGGTTGGATTTGCTGAAGCAGCTTAG
- the LOC113709017 gene encoding probable F-box protein At4g22030: MASLQASAFIFHSTSPSPLFRLHQKRTVKAILNHVTQPGSSNGHNGQSGAAKLARDFMSLITATTHDQKHEASSNNNRKLNNIHADADGSDDTMIVMAKLYVIVEAVADRVVMHNNIGQQRENWNSLLLASINAITLAAVTMSAIAATSADGAGAPVTALKLSSTIMFVAATGMLSIMNKIQPSQLAEEQRNAARLFQQLHNQVQILINIGNPAENDVKETIEKVLAVDKAFPLPLLGVMLEKFPRMVAPAVWWLRQQPGQAEELTTKMECSNGWNVKLEKEMETILEVIRRKDKAEYLRLGGKALKLNKVLAISGPVLTGLAAIGSAFTGSPSHGFWAAMLGVVGGALASIVNTVEHGGQVGMLVEMYRTNAGFFQLMEQTIESNMMNKQENGELFEMKVALQLGRSLSDLRDLASSSSSSNGEEHVEEFACKLF, from the coding sequence ATGGCATCTCTTCAAGCTTCGGCTTTTATATTCCACTCAACATCACCCTCTCCTTTGTTCAGGCTTCACCAGAAGCGAACCGTAAAGGCGATTCTTAATCATGTCACTCAACCGGGGTCATCAAACGGCCACAATGGACAATCGGGGGCGGCGAAGCTGGCCAGGGACTTTATGTCTTTGATCACTGCAACTACTCATGATCAGAAACATGAGGCCAGCTCCAATAATAACAGAAAATTGAACAACATCCATGCTGATGCTGATGGCTCTGATGATACTATGATAGTAATGGCAAAGCTCTATGTAATTGTGGAGGCAGTTGCAGATAGAGTGGTGATGCACAATAATATTGGCCAGCAGAGAGAAAATTGGAACAGCCTACTTTTGGCATCCATCAATGCAATAACTCTTGCTGCTGTAACAATGTCCGCTATTGCCGCAACAAGTGCGGATGGTGCCGGTGCTCCTGTTACAGCTTTAAAACTGTCGTCTACTATTATGTTTGTTGCAGCAACTGGGATGCTGTCGATAATGAATAAAATCCAACCATCCCAACTTGCAGAAGAGCAACGAAATGCTGCAAGATTATTTCAACAGTTGCACAATCAAGTCCAAATACTTATAAACATTGGAAATCCTGCTGAAAATGATGTGAAGGAAACAATAGAGAAAGTTTTAGCTGTTGATAAGGCATTTCCGCTTCCTCTCCTTGGTGTCATGCTTGAAAAATTCCCACGTATGGTAGCACCAGCAGTTTGGTGGCTTCGACAGCAGCCAGGGCAAGCTGAGGAGCTGACCACTAAGATGGAATGTTCCAATGGCTGGAACGTAAAACTCGAGAAGGAAATGGAAACAATTCTTGAGGTTATAAGGAGAAAAGATAAAGCAGAATATCTGAGGCTGGGCGGGAAAGCCTTGAAACTGAACAAAGTGTTGGCTATAAGTGGTCCTGTATTAACAGGGCTAGCAGCCATTGGTTCTGCTTTTACGGGATCTCCTTCTCATGGGTTTTGGGCAGCTATGCTAGGAGTTGTAGGTGGTGCGTTGGCAAGCATTGTTAACACAGTAGAGCATGGAGGACAAGTTGGAATGCTTGTCGAGATGTACAGGACCAATGCTGGTTTCTTTCAACTTATGGAACAAACTATAGAATCTAATATGATGAATAAACAGGAAAACGGTGAATTATTTGAAATGAAGGTGGCATTGCAATTAGGAAGGAGCCTATCAGATCTTAGAGATCttgcatcttcctcttcttcttccaaTGGAGAAGAACATGTCGAGGAGTTTGCTTGCAAACTTTTCTGA
- the LOC113707659 gene encoding uncharacterized protein produces MIRLLFSLIFAEMALIVIFVFKTPLRKLVIMGIDRVKRGRGPTVVKAVAGTLSVVMMSSGYNAVAIHNRWSQDADINPTDQILFANYLLEASLMGFSLFLAFMIDRLHHYIRELRIRRKSMEAGKKQNRISDDGKNGDFKALEEESAALRAKVKNLEAELDEKTKEASSAEANKLALKKQSEGFLLEYDRLLEENQSLRSQLQSLDRRISRSDSKKIM; encoded by the exons ATGATTCGATTACTGTTTAGTTTGATATTCGCAGAGATGGCCTTGATCGTGATCTTCGTCTTTAAAACCCCCTTGAGGAAGTTGGTGATAATGGGCATCGATCGGGTCAAAAGGGGTCGCGGTCCAACCGTAGTCAAGGCTGTTGCCGGGACCCTTTCTGTGGTTATGATGTCCAGCGGCTACAATGCGGTGGCGATCCACAACCGTTGGTCTCAAGATGCCGATATAAATCCGACGGATCAGATTCTTTTTGCGAACTACCTACTTGAAGCCTCTCTTATGG ggttttcccttttccttgcaTTCATGATTGACAGGCTACACCATTATATCAGAGAACTGCGGATACGAAGGAAAAGTATGGAAGCTGGAAAGAAGCAAAACCGGATTTCTGATGATGGGAAGAATGGTGACTTTAAAGCATTGGAAGAAGAATCAGCTGCATTGCGGGCAAAGGTTAAGAACTTGGAAGCAGAGCTTGATGAAAAGACTAAAGAAGCAAGTAGTGCTGAAGCCAATAAATTGGCTTTGAAAAAGCAATCAGAAGGTTTTCTCCTTGAATATGACCGGTTGCTTGAGGAAAATCAAAGCCTTCGAAGTCAGTTGCAATCCTTGGATAGGAGAATCTCACGCTCAGATAGCAAGAAGATTATGTAA
- the LOC113708606 gene encoding aminomethyltransferase, mitochondrial, whose amino-acid sequence MRGGLWQLGQSITRRLVQADKKTIARRCFASEADLKKTALYDFHVANGGKMVPFAGWSMPIQYKDSIMDSTVNCRENGSLFDVSHMCGLSLKGKDTVPFLEKLVIADVAGLDPGTGTLTVFTNEKGGAIDDSVITKVTNEHIYLVVNAGCRDKDLAHIEEHMKSFTSKGGDVSWHIHDERSLLALQGPLATPVLQHLTKDDLSKLYFGEFRILDINGATCFLTRTGYTGEDGFEISVPSENAVDLAKAILEKSEGKVRLTGLGARDSLRLEAGLCLYGNDMEQHTTPVEAGLTWAIGKRRRAEGGFLGADVILKQLEEGPPVRRVGLFSSGPPARSHSEIQNEKGDNIGEVTSGGFSPCLKKNIAMGYVKSGNHKAGTKVKIVVRGKSYDGAVTKMPFVPTKYYKPS is encoded by the exons ATGAGAGGAGGATTGTGGCAACTTGGTCAATCCATAACTCGCCGGCTGGTTCAGGCTGATAAAAAGACTATTGCTAGAAGATGCTTCGCATCAGAGGCTGATCTTAAGAAGACAGCTCTGTATGATTTCCATGTTGCCAATGGGGGAAAAATGGTTCCTTTTGCTGGTTGGAGTATGCCAATTCAATACAAGGATTCAATTATGGATTCTACAGTAAATTGTAGGGAAAATGGTAGCCTCTTTGATGTTTCCCATATGTGTGGCCTCAGCCTTAAGGGAAAGGACACGGTTCCTTTTCTGGAAAAACTTGTCATTGCTGATGTAGCTGGACTTGACCCTGGGACTGGAACTTTAACTGTATTCACCAATGAGAAGGGAGGCGCAATTGATGATTCGGTCATTACCAAGGTGACAAATGAGCATATATACCTGGTTGTAAATGCAGGATGCAGAGATAAGGATCTTGCACACATTGAGGAGCATATGAAGTCATTCACATCGAAAGGTGGTGATGTGTCTTGGCACATCCATGATGAGCGGTCTCTACTTGCCCTTCAG GGTCCTCTTGCTACCCCAGTTCTTCAACACCTGACAAAAGATGATCTAAGCAAGCTTTACTTTGGGGAATTCCGGATCTTGGATATTAATGGGGCAACCTGCTTCCTCACAAGGACAGG GTACACCGGTGAAGATGGATTTGAAATTTCAGTTCCTTCAGAGAATGCTGTTGATCTTGCAAAAGCAATCTTGGAGAAGTCTGAAGGGAAGGTTAGATTGACAGGTTTAGGCGCTCGAGACAGTCTTCGGCTTGAGGCTGGGCTGTGCTTGTATGGCAATGACATGGAGCAGCACACCACACCCGTAGAGGCAGGACTCACCTGGGCTATAGGGAAAAGAAGAAGGGCAGAAGGAGGGTTTCTTGGCGCTGATGTGATACTTAAACAACTTGAAGAGGGTCCACCGGTCAGGCGAGTCGGACTTTTCTCATCCGGACCACCTGCCAGGAGTCACAGTGAGATTCAGAATGAGAAAGGTGACAATATTGGAGAAGTCACCAGTGGAGGATTTAGCCCCTGCCTTAAGAAGAACATAGCCATGGGGTATGTAAAATCTGGAAACCACAAGGCTGGAACCAAAGTAAAGATTGTGGTTCGAGGGAAGTCGTATGATGGAGCTGTTACAAAAATGCCTTTTGTACCTACAAAGTACTACAAGCCATcataa
- the LOC113709018 gene encoding probable F-box protein At4g22030: protein MATLQSSALLQYSSPKICRERTTSAILGIPKSRTSNIPLHNLQQAGPLVKEMELARGFIGHKKFTKKNDENVLADSLVMAKLYAVLEAVADRVEMHKNIGEQRANWNSLLLTSINAITLAASTMSGIAATTAVGAGTPLAALKLSSTMMFLAATGMLFIMNKIQPSQLAEEQRNAARLFQQLQKQIETTIAIGKPTDDYVEEAMERVLALDKAYPLPLLGVMLEKFPSKVEPAVWWPQQAKESAHKTGSKANGWNSKLEKEMRSIVEVIRRRDKADYLSLGGKALKLNKWLAIGGPLLTGLAAVGSAFVSSSSQVGFLAAMLGVVGGSLASIVNTLEHGGQVGMAFEMYRSNAGFFKLMEESIESNLMERREHGELFEMKVALQLGRSVSELRDLAASPENKEGGAKEEFASKLF, encoded by the coding sequence ATGGCAACCCTTCAATCTTCAGCCTTATTGCAATATTCATCACCTAAAATATGCAGAGAACGCACCACCTCAGCGATTCTTGGTATCCCAAAATCAAGGACTAGTAATATCCCCCTCCACAATCTCCAACAAGCTGGACCATTGGTGAAGGAGATGGAGTTGGCTAGAGGTTTCATTGGCCACAAaaaatttacaaagaaaaatgatgaaaatgtgcTAGCGGATTCATTAGTGATGGCAAAGCTTTATGCAGTGTTGGAAGCAGTTGCAGATAGAGTGGAAATGCATAAGAATATTGGAGAGCAGCGAGCCAACTGGAACAGCCTACTTTTGACGTCTATCAATGCAATTACTCTTGCAGCTTCAACAATGTCCGGTATTGCGGCCACAACTGCGGTTGGAGCCGGCACTCCCTTGGCGGCTTTGAAGCTATCTTCCACGATGATGTTTCTCGCAGCAACCGGGATGTTGTTCATAATGAATAAAATCCAACCATCACAACTAGCAGAAGAACAGCGAAATGCTGCAAGATTGTTCCAGCAGCTGCAAAAACAAATCGAAACAACGATAGCCATAGGCAAACCTACAGATGATTATGTAGAGGAAGCAATGGAGAGAGTTTTGGCACTTGACAAGGCCTATCCACTTCCTCTCCTTGGTGTCATGCTCGAGAAATTCCCATCTAAAGTAGAACCAGCAGTTTGGTGGCCTCAACAAGCAAAAGAGTCCGCCCACAAGACGGGTTCAAAAGCGAATGGCTGGAACTCGAAGCTTGAGAAGGAAATGAGATCGATTGTGGAGGTTATAAGAAGAAGAGATAAAGCAGACTATTTGAGCTTGGGTGGAAAAGCCTTGAAGCTGAACAAATGGTTAGCCATAGGTGGTCCTTTATTAACAGGGCTAGCAGCCGTGGGCTCTgcttttgtgtcttcttcttctcaAGTTGGTTTCTTGGCAGCCATGCTTGGAGTTGTGGGCGGTTCATTGGCAAGCATTGTAAACACGTTAGAGCATGGAGGACAAGTTGGAATGGCGTTTGAGATGTACAGGAGCAATGCCGGTTTCTTTAAACTCATGGAAGAATCTATAGAGTCTAACTTGATGGAGAGACGGGAACATGGTGAATTGTTTGAGATGAAGGTGGCATTGCAATTAGGGAGGAGCGTATCAGAGCTGAGAGATCTCGCAGCTTCTCCAGAAAACAAAGAAGGAGGTGCTAAGGAGGAGTTTGCAAGCAAACTTTTCTGA
- the LOC113707776 gene encoding peroxisomal membrane protein PMP22-like, which yields MGSVAKKSLEQYLFQLQKHPLRTKAITAGVLSAVSDIVSQKLSGIQKLQLRRLLLKVIFGAAYLGPLGHYFHMFLDKLFKGKKDTKTVAKKVVLEQVTISPWNNLFFMIFYGLAIEGRPWMHVKSKIKKEYPTVQYTAWTFWPVVGWINHQYLPLELRVVFQSMVAFCWGIYLNLRARSLALTKG from the exons atggGATCAGTTGCGAAAAAGAGTTTGGAACAGTATCTGTTTCAGCTTCAAAAGCACCCATTACGAACAAAG GCGATCACTGCAGGAGTTTTATCAGCAGTGAGTGATATAGTGTCTCAAAAGCTCTCTGGTATTCAGAAGCTTCAACTCAGACGCCTTCTTCTCAAAGTG ATTTTTGGAGCTGCATATCTTGGACCACTGGGGCACTACTTTCACATGTTTCTGGATAAGCTTTTTAAAGGAAAGAAGGACACCAAAACGGTTGCCAAGAAG GTCGTGCTGGAACAGGTTACTATTTCACCGTGGAACAACttgtttttcatgattttctatgGGTTGGCAATTGAGG GAAGACCTTGGATGCATGTGAAATCCAAAATCAAGAAGGAATATCCAACAGTGCAATATACTGCATGGACG TTCTGGCCCGTGGTGGGATGGATAAATCACCAGTATCTACCACTGGAGTTGCGAGTTGTCTTCCAGAGTATGGTTGCATTTTGCTG GGGAATATATTTGAATCTTCGAGCAAGGTCTTTGGCATTGACGAAAGGCTGA
- the LOC113707715 gene encoding probable F-box protein At4g22030 encodes MSTLNSSGILHSSPYSAVSPSPCKKGTFMSISKSRTTNIQNLQTRVFGDELELGRDLIIKSLTGTLLKKQANTIRPGRDSADESADSLVLAKLYAILEAVADRVEMHKNIGEQRKNWNSLLLSSINTITLAAATMSGVAATTAVGSAPVAALKMSSTLMFLAATGMLLIMNKIQPSQLVEEQRSATRLFQQLHNEVQTVIRIGHPTDKDVKEAMEKVLALDKAYPLPLLGVMLEKFPSKVEPAVWWPQQANDSSHKTGSKSNGWSSKLEKDMRSIAEVLRIKDEAEYLRLGGKALKFNKLLAISGPFLTGIAAIGSAFVGSSSHIGFLAAMLGVVGGALASIVNTFEHGGQIGMVFEMYRSNAGFFKLMEESIESNMMERRENGELFEMKVALQLGRSLSELRDLASASSSSNEVEDVNEFGSKLF; translated from the coding sequence ATGTCAACACTTAACTCTTCTGGCATCCTACACTCATCTCCCTATTCTGCAGTATCCCCCAGTCCATGCAAGAAAGGCACATTTATGTCTATCTCAAAATCACGGACTACAAATATTCAAAATCTCCAAACTAGAGTTTTTGGAGATGAGCTGGAGTTGGGCAGAGATTTGATAATCAAATCTTTGACCGGTACCCTTCTCAAGAAACAGGCAAACACCATTAGACCTGGTAGAGACAGTGCTGATGAATCAGCTGATTCATTGGTGCTGGCAAAGTTATACGCCATCTTGGAGGCAGTTGCGGATAGAGTGGAGATGCATAAAAATATTGGGGAGCAGCGAAAAAACTGGAACAGCCTACTTTTGTCGTCCATTAATACAATTACTCTTGCTGCCGCAACGATGTCGGGAGTTGCAGCCACAACTGCTGTTGGCAGTGCTCCTGTGGCAGCCTTAAAGATGTCCTCTACTCTAATGTTTCTTGCAGCAACTGGAATGCTATTGATAATGAATAAGATTCAACCCTCCCAACTTGTAGAGGAGCAAAGAAGTGCTACAAGATTGTTCCAGCAGTTGCATAATGAAGTCCAAACAGTTATAAGGATAGGTCATCCCACAGACAAGGATGTAAAGGAAGCAATGGAGAAAGTTTTGGCACTTGACAAGGCCTATCCACTTCCTCTCCTTGGTGTCATGCTCGAAAAATTCCCATCTAAAGTAGAACCTGCAGTTTGGTGGCCTCAACAGGCAAACGATTCCTCCCACAAGACGGGTTCAAAATCGAATGGCTGGAGCTCGAAGCTTGAGAAGGATATGAGATCAATCGCTGAGGTTCTAAGGATTAAGGATGAAGCAGAATATCTAAGGCTGGGTGGGAAAGCcttaaaatttaacaaattgtTAGCCATAAGCGGTCCGTTTTTGACTGGCATTGCTGCCATTGGTTCTGCTTTTGTGGGCTCTTCTTCTCATATTGGTTTCTTGGCGGCCATGCTTGGAGTCGTGGGCGGCGCATTGGCAAGCATCGTCAACACATTCGAGCATGGAGGACAAATTGGAATGGTGTTTGAGATGTACAGGAGCAATGCCGGGTTCTTTAAACTTATGGAGGAATCCATAGAATCCAATATGATGGAGAGacgagaaaatggtgaattattCGAAATGAAGGTAGCTTTGCAACTAGGAAGGAGCTTATCCGAGCTCAGAGATCTTGcatctgcttcttcttcttcaaacgAAGTTGAAGATGTCAATGAGTTTGGTAGCAAGCTATTTTGA